The stretch of DNA TCCACCCCTGGTCTCCTcagctttcctttctccttcagaTCTCGGTTCCAAACATCACCTCCCAGGGGGACTTTTTGCTCAATCATATTACCTTCTAACATCTCTTACCCTACGAAAGGGTGTGTCCCAGTTTGTAATCTATATTTGTCTTGTCCTTTGTCTCGCCCAGTCTCCCTCCACTGAGGGCGGGGCCCGGGTCTCTCTGCTCACGACTGTGACCCAGAGCCCAGTCCGGGGCCTGGCGGGTTAGGGGTATCTAACGGGTATTCGTTAGCGGCAGGCAAGGATGAATGAGACGGCATCCCACCTGCCAGGTCACAGCCACGAAGCAGGTGGCAAATGAGAGAACTGCTTATGTGTTAACACTGCCCCTTGGAGGTGCAGGCCTTTCTCCTACGCCGTCGGAAGATCACACCGCAATTCCTCCAAGACGTGGACGTGGGGAACCCTGAAAGGGTCTTGACACTAACGAATGTGGATCCTCAGAGGAACCAACAGCCTTTGAGGATGAAGTCCAAATGACTCCCTTACACGTAAGGAGTCCCACAGTGGGGCCCCAACTCACCTTCTCACCCTCACCTTTCCTCACCCCCGACGCTCATGCCACGCTGCAGCCAGGCTCCTCCCAGGAGGAACAGAAGTTCCCCGAGGGCAGGGTCTGTTCATCTGTGCATCTCCCCTAGAGCCTGGCCCAGAGCAAGGTCCCACTGGATTCTGGGTTCCCTCCCCCTTAGCACACATGACACTCCCCTCTTAcaccccagcctcagctccacGATGTCCATGGTACCTTCTCAGACCACTTCCTGCCCAGGGAGCCTCTGAACTACTTGGTCATCACTTTCTCCCTGACTCACAGGACGCGGCTGACTCATCACCTTGTCAAGGGAGAGGGTCGCTGCTGGTATTACTAGCTTTGTTTAGAACTCCCACGGCATCCACCACCCACAAGTGCTAAGTGCTCAACACATACAGGGAGGAAAAGGGATAAGAAATGACTCAGCAAAACCCCCTGCTGGCCGGGGTCCTCCCAAAGCCCTCCCGTCGCTGGTACCTCCTCCATGATGGCACTCAAAGGGTCCGTGGTTGGACACCCAGGTAACAGGAGCTCACCACCTTGCCAAGACAGACTACTTCTCCTGCAGAACTAACTTCCCACATGTTTTAACCCAAACCCTTCTCTTCCAGGGACTCAAGGAGACTAGGACTTTGTGTATTTGCCTCCCACcccctgtttttaatttaatttaattttttaaaatttattttttatttttgcagtacgtgggcctctcactgttgtggcctctcccgttgtggagcacaggctccggacgcgcaggctcagcggccatgactcacgggcttagttgctctgcggcatgtgggatcttcccggaccggggcacggacccgtgtcccctgcatcggcaggcggactcccaaccactgcgccaccagggaagcccttatttttaaatgcattaaaaatcgTGCTAGTCTCCTTTGCCGCACGGACTTCAAACTGCATGAAATGCAGTAAACCTCATTTTAGATAAAAgcaaacagacagacaaaaaccCAGCGGTGTTCGGGCTTACTGAGCGCAAGCAGGGGCGCCGTTGACTTCAATGAGCCAGACCTTCATCTCCTCATCCACCATGAAGTCGAAGCCGAAGAGCTGGAAGCTCTGGTAAGGGAGGTGTCGGGTGCTGATGGCGGGCTCCACGCTCATGAGGCAGCTCCTGCAGGGCAGAGGGGGCGCTCACTGAGGATGGGGTGGTCCAGGGAGAAGGACCACCGGAAGAGGTGCTTGGATGGTTTTACATCGAACGTGCTGATGAAAATGAGGCTTTGgcttaattctcttttttaaatgcattacCAATAGATTATTCACGATGATGTGAGTTATTTGTTAGAAAACTCTGCCATCACTCTTGTTCTTACAAGTAGTGGCTGCTTTCCCACCCAGCAGGTGCTGAGTCACCGTGGTCCCTACAAATGTGGACTCCTCCAACAGGTGGACTGCTGCCACATTTGTTTATAATAAGcagaacaaaccaaaaaaaaaaaaaaaaataataagcaaaacaTTTCTACGTATTTTTGCTATATTAAAAGAATGGACCACCATTTAGTGAAGAGCAGAATTTACAAAAAGAATGCTGACTCCGTTCATTTCTTTCACTAGCTCCAGTTCAAGTACCAAACAGTTGCTTTTAAAGCTTTATATAATGAAACAAGATATTGAAATACAGAATAGGATTTAATATTAGGATCAACGACTGTTTGCAAAAATTGCAAGATTTTAGTGACGCAGAAAAGCTGAAAGTGAATCTCAGAGACATAACGGAAAAGTACATGATGCCTGAGGTCAGGCTGCTGAAGCCGGAGGCTCGGACaaattttttaacctctttaagccAAGTGTTGATTGACTTCATTGTCCGTAAAGTTGGGGTAAAAATAATACTTACTCCCAGTGCTGAGATGGTTCAATGACATAATTACATAAGGAACCTGGCATGACTTCTGGTAGCTAGGAAGCATCTAATAAATGTAAGCATATTTTATGAATGTATCATTAATTACGATAATCACGAATGTATTGTTTATGAATAATAAAGAACTGTTATCTAGTACAACCATCCCAGAAAAATGCTATGCCGTTTCTGTTTCATGAAGCTCTCTTCACTGATTTTTCCCAACTAGATGTTGGGGCAAAATATTTCTCTTAGTAAATGCAATATATGTTATGATGACTCTAAGACTACCAGAGATAGCTGTCCTTCTACACAGCTGtatatttagaaggaaaaagatgtgtcctaaaaaaaaagaagaagaagaaatagaaggggacttcgctggcggtccagtggttaagactccgcacttccaatgcagagggcgcgggtttgatccctggtcggggaactaagatcccaggtGCCGTatggccagaaagaaaaaagacgtGTCCTTATAAGTAGCTTTTGGCTTATGACTTTAAAAGAAGAACTGAGGCTTCTGTGAACTTGGCACCAGGGTCTTGCTCCCCTcaacctccctccaccccaagcatcagtttcctcctttttttctccaaGAGGAAACATTTTCTATAGATGTGTTTAAACCTTTCAAGATCACTTTGGACAGTCACTTAAGAACCAATTGGAATAAAAATTTCTTCTCCCATTCATCCCTAACCTGCAAGCCAcatatcacatttttttctatatttcatcTCTATTCTGCGAGAGAATAcccttaacttttgtttttattaaaatgccctttaaaatataatttagaaaaaaattttaatttaataggtgctcatggttaaaaaaaaaaagccaacaatactgaaggataaaaatggaaagaaacattACACTCCAACACTTacaggaaaaactgaaagcaagaaccaaatcaaaacaaaatattgttttatctGCTGGGAGTTCAAGTTAATAATtcactttaaagaattttttttcatcatcAGAGACTTTATATAGTACATCTTTTTTTTCAGCTGGAGTGGGAAGTTTGGGGGAAGCTGGctggggaagaaaagaacatGAGAGCCGCGAGGAGCGTTAATAGCACCAAAGTAGCAACACTCTGCAGTGCACAGAACAACGAGGAGGAGGGGGTAtatcaaatatcaaataaatctTTTGCCTAAAATATGAATTCTTTCTTCAGTATACTTGACGTATCTGGTGTAAGAATTCTAACCACATATAATCCCTGAAGAGATGGAACTCTGAGCCCCGTAATTATTCTGTTAGACTCTGTGTAAGAATACATTAAGGAAAAAGGCTCAGTCATCATGACAGGGTGGTAACAACAGGGCAGATAAACAGACCACGGAACCGAACAGAGATCCCAGGAACAGACTCTCACATAAACGGCCACCTGATTTATAACAAAGGCACACCAAAAcgcagtggggaaaggacagtcttagGTACTAGTGACCTGGGGTCATAAAGGGTTAAAATGTATGGGGAAATCTAACAGGATATTAactatacaaataataaaaacaacgacttgtgattttaaaatatatgtagcaCTAATGACTACCCATATACTTACAATTCAATACCTTTAAACCCCCTCCTTGGGTCCCTCCCGCTTCCCCTCCAGAGTTAACCactattttgaattttgtgtttaGCATTACTTTGTTTCTCTCTAGATTTTTACCACATGTGCACATTCCTCCAAATAATGTATTacttagttttgcttgtttttcaatTTATATGAACAGGaccaatttgtaattttttgcttGACATTATATTTGTATAACTCCAGTGAAAAAAATCCTTCAGGAATAAGGTAAactaaagacattctcagatgatgGAAAATTAAGAGGACTTACACCAGCAGAACTGCTCTAGAAGAAATGCTGAAGTCTGAAGGGAAATGAAACTTGGAACTTGAGGACTGAAGGAAGAGCAAAGGAAACTGCAAATATCTGGGTAAATGTCAAAgcatatttttctccctttatatttgaagtgggtttcttgtagaaagcatatagtttggtctttttaaattttttaatccaaCCTGACAATCTATCATATATTAAGTATGTATATAATAAACCCTGGAGTAACcactaaaacaaacaagcaaaaatacaaagagaTATAGCCAAATACTcagtggaaaaattaaaatggaactctaaaaaagttcaaataattcaaaagaaggcaggaaacagggaaatgaaaaacaaaaaagaagggacAGACAATGAACAATACAATGGTAGACATAAATCCCATCAagtcagtaattactttaaatttaaatggtaTAAACACAACAATTAAAAACCAGAGATgatgatgaattgggcaattgggattgacatgtatatactgatgtgtataaaactgatgactaataagaacctgctgtataaaaaaataaataaaattaaattttaaaaaaaagagatgatatattgggttaaaagcaaaagaaaacaaaatccaatgaTATGATGTCTACCAAAAgcccattttaaatatagaatagaatagagaagaagggtaaagggatggaaagagacataccattaatcaaaagaaagctggactggctatattaatatcagacaaaatagacttcaaaataagaaatattacgagagataaagacagaaactacataatgataaagaggtcaattcCCCTCAAAGAGATAACAATTCTAAATGCATATGCACCTGACAACAGATCTTCAAAATGTACAAAGCAAACAcctaataaaactaaaaggagggacttccctggtggagcagtggttaaaaatccacctgccaattaaggggacatgggttcgagccctggtccaggaagatcccacatgctgtggagcaactaagcccgtgtgccacaactactgagcctgagtgccacaactactgagcccacgcacttagagcccatgctccacaacgagaagccaccacaatgagaagcctgtgcaccgcaacaaagagtagcccccaaaaatacaaaaaaaaaaaaaaaaaaagggcttccctggtggcgcagcggttgagagtccgcctgccgatgcaggggacacgggttcgtgccccggtccgggaagatcccacatgccgtggagcagctgggcccatgacccacggctgctgagcctgcgcgtccggaacttgtgctccgcaacaggagaggccgcaacagtgagaggcccgcgtaccgcaaaaaaaaaaaaaaaaaaaaagagtagcccccgctcgccacaactagagaaagcccgtgtgcagcaacaaagacccaaagcagccgaaaataaacaaaacatttttaaaataaaaataaaatgaaaacaaaaacatgacataGCAAAATCTGCGGGATGCAGCTAACGAGTACTTATAAGAAAATTGATGGCCTTAAATGCTTAtattctataaaaaaataaatctctccaATCAATGACCTAACCTTGCACTtcaaggaaactagaaaaagaaaagcaaatcaaacctCCCAAAAGCGGAAGGATGAAAATAGTTAAGAACATAAatcaaagaaagtgaaaacagaaacaacGAAGAAAATCTATAAAGCCAAAAGCTGACTTTTAGAAGAgatgaataaaattgataagcctctaaCCAATCTGTCCCAGTGAAAGACAGAAGATATAAACTACCAACATGAGGTAATTACCAacataaggattaaaaaaaagtgacagcATTACAGATCctatagatattaaaaggataatagtgggatataacaaataatttttgttcttagacaatgtaaatggaatcattcctTGAAAGGCACAAACTCCCAAAGCTCCTTTAAGACACATTTAACCGAAAGGGATATGAATAAGTTACCTGATTATATGTTTAATTTGTAGTAAGATACTACTTTCCAGGGTGATGTTCAAAGCACTTGTTAGGTACCGATTGAACTCCTCAAAGAACATTTCGTTCCCTTCTTCGTACTTCCCATAGTTCTTTGAGTACTCCTTTTGAATGCAGTGATTAGTCAAATGGCAAGTCTTATCTTGGAAATTATCCACATGATACGGTTCTGAAGCAGTCCGAAGTACACCCTCTCTATAGAGGTAGATATTATATTGATGAtccaccaagacccagcttctgcaagtcaataaaatattcaagttACCCAAAGTTTctgcatattatatatatcatcCCCACACCTTGATTTTTCTGGGAGGAAACAGAGGAAGGAGGTATGTTCTAAAATTATACGAGGCATGCCatgacaacattgtaaagcaactatactccagaaaaaattaataaaaaaaaaatacacaaggcAAGCCACGCCAGTTAGCCAAGATAGTGGGTTATCACCATAATGAggtaaagaaaacatttcacCATAACTGACAAGGAGACTCTGATCCATTCAAAAGATACAGCATTTCGAAGAGATCTGAGTGGCTTGGTTTTTACGGTTAATCTATGAAACCTCCAGTTGCCATGTTTGCTCTTTTAGTTATCTTAAGAAGACTTTCTGCTGAAGCTGATCTGACAGCACTGGGGCTCGAGAAGCAGCAAGTCAACGTGAAGGCACCTAAGTGACAAAGAGTCCTGGATGGGGAGATGACAGCAAGGTTCAGGGCAAGCTGGGGCAGGGCTTTCAGCTTTTGAAAGCACCATGCAACCTACTTCTCCTTGCAGGCCCTTTGCTCGCAAAGGTAAAGTCCAAACCCCTGAGGTGTGTTCATGAAAACCTTAAAAAGTGGGACACGGATAATAAAGTGAGGACATGCTCTTTGGCAGGATCACCTGATCTGCTGTGACTGTATTAGGTGTTCTATGCATATCTCTCTGCTGCTTTCATAAAGCAAGCCCCACACACTGATATCCTTTCTTTGGATCCACAAGTCATCTTCATTAAAgagaatacttaaaaaaaagaaaattcatcatcttaataacattttctagaaagacaagagaaagagtgaaagaaaaacagaagctcGGTTCTGTTCAGCTGCACTCAACTTGGGGAACATTAAACGAAGTCCAATACTTCCCTATAATCCATGTCACCCCCCGCATCACACACCGctgtattttttccagatttgtaaaacaaaaactcCAGACGCGGAAGCACTACCGGATGTCAAACTTGCGATGACCTGGCTCCAGAAGCAGGGGGCGCTCAAGGTATTTCTGGATCACGTGCACCTGGCCCTGGTTGTCTATGAAATCCAGCAGCTCCGCAGCGTCCGAGGAGATGAGGATGCCTTCACCTAACAGGGCAAAAGCAAACCATAATCAGTCCAGTTCACCCCAAGAGGAAAAGCTCTCTGCAAAGccagaaaggaaattctgacagcAGGTAAAAACCGACAGGAGGCTGTTACTGGCCGACTCGCTTTTCATTCTccatcctttccctccttccatctctctcactctcccctctccccacaaaagCACCAGGGTTATCCAACCCTCTCTCCATGTAGGATTGTAAACACTGTCATGGCAGGCTccatgaaatttcatttttatggataTTCAAAGGGTCTAAGCACCATAAAGGCCGCTCTACTTTTGGTCACTGGCTACCACAGTAAAGGCTGTATGCTGCTTATGGCCAATAAACCGACTGGAAACACTATATCTAGTAGAAACATCAGGTGGTTAGGGCAGAAAGACAAATGTACAAGAACATTCCTGCAGCGTTGTATTAGAAAAAACTGGATACAttcaaagtgtccatcaacctagagattgtcataccgagtgaaggaagtcagacttacttcagagaaagagaaatatcatatgatatcgcttgcatgtggaatctaaagaaatggtacaaatgaacttatttacaaaaaagaaatagagtcacagatgtataAAACAatcttacggttaccaggggtgaaagggcgggggggagggataaattgggagattgggattgacatatacacaccgctatatataaaatagataataaggacctactgtatagcacagggaactctgctcaatactctgtaatgccctatatgggaaaagaatctaaaaaagagtggatatatgtatatgtgtaactgattcactttgctgtacacctgaaactaactcaacattgtaaatcaactatactctaatataaagtGTCCATCAATATTAGATAAATGATGCAACAGCTTTGAGATATTTTTTATATCCTACAAAATTCACCCTtgtaaagtgtaaaattcaatggTGTTTAGTATATTCAAGAGGTttgcaaccatcactacaatctaattttaggacattttcttcACCTCCCCCCAAACCCCACACCCACCAAGCAGTtactccccattccttcctcacACTAGCTCCTGAGGActactaacctactttctgtctctatgggtttgcctattctagatgcttcatataaatggaaacacacaATATGGGGCCCCTtctggtctggcttctttcattaacACAGCGTTTTTAAGCTTCacccatgttatagcatgtgtcaaTATGCCATTCCACCTTCCTATGACtaaatattccatagtatggatatatcacattttgttcaatcaactgatggacatttgggttgtttccactgttGTTTggctcttttgtttttaattttatattatagttgatctacgacgttgtgttagtttcaggtatacagcagttactcagttatacatatacatgtatctttggctcatgaataatgctgctatgaagatGTGTACTGTAGTTTTCGTGTGGAAAACATGTTTTCAACATAtgacatatgttttcaactcttttggaaatatacctaggagtggaattgttggtcatatggtaactgtttaactttttaaggaactaccaaactgttttccaaaatagtttggtaatagctgtaccattttacattcccataagCAAA from Phocoena sinus isolate mPhoSin1 chromosome 13, mPhoSin1.pri, whole genome shotgun sequence encodes:
- the TTL gene encoding tubulin--tyrosine ligase isoform X1, translating into MYTFVVRDENSSVYAEVSRLLLATGHWKRLRRDNPRFNLMLGERNRLPFGRLGHEPGLMQLVNYYRGADKLCRKASLVKLVKTSPELAESCAWFPESYVIYPTNLKTPVAPAQNGIHPPIQSSRTDEREFFLASYNRKKEDGEGNVWIAKSSAGAKGEGILISSDAAELLDFIDNQGQVHVIQKYLERPLLLEPGHRKFDIRILFNEDDLWIQRKDISVWGLLYESSREICIEHLIQSQQIRSWVLVDHQYNIYLYREGVLRTASEPYHVDNFQDKTCHLTNHCIQKEYSKNYGKYEEGNEMFFEEFNRYLTSALNITLESSILLQIKHIIRSCLMSVEPAISTRHLPYQSFQLFGFDFMVDEEMKVWLIEVNGAPACAQKLYAELCQGIVDIAIASLFPPPGSGQQPPQPAAFIKL
- the TTL gene encoding tubulin--tyrosine ligase isoform X3; this translates as MQLVNYYRGADKLCRKASLVKLVKTSPELAESCAWFPESYVIYPTNLKTPVAPAQNGIHPPIQSSRTDEREFFLASYNRKKEDGEGNVWIAKSSAGAKGEGILISSDAAELLDFIDNQGQVHVIQKYLERPLLLEPGHRKFDIRILFNEDDLWIQRKDISVWGLLYESSREICIEHLIQSQQIRSWVLVDHQYNIYLYREGVLRTASEPYHVDNFQDKTCHLTNHCIQKEYSKNYGKYEEGNEMFFEEFNRYLTSALNITLESSILLQIKHIIRSCLMSVEPAISTRHLPYQSFQLFGFDFMVDEEMKVWLIEVNGAPACAQKLYAELCQGIVDIAIASLFPPPGSGQQPPQPAAFIKL
- the TTL gene encoding tubulin--tyrosine ligase isoform X5, with product MYTFVVRDENSSVYAEVSRLLLATGHWKRLRRDNPRFNLMLGERNRLPFGRLGHEPGLMQLVNYYRGADKLCRKASLVKLVKTSPELAESCAWFPESYVIYPTNLKTPVAPAQNGIHPPIQSSRTDEREFFLASYNRKKEDGEGNVWIAKSSAGAKGEGILISSDAAELLDFIDNQGQVHVIQKYLERPLLLEPGHRKFDIRILFNEDDLWIQRKDISVWGLLYESSREICIEHLIQSQQIRSWVLVDHQYNIYLYREGVLRTASEPYHVDNFQDKTCHLTNHCIQKEYSKNYGKYEEGNEMFFEEFNRYLTSALNITLESSILLQIKHIISPQVPSFISLQTSAFLLEQFCWYAS
- the TTL gene encoding tubulin--tyrosine ligase isoform X4, encoding MYTFVVRDENSSVYAEVSRLLLATGHWKRLRRDNPRFNLMLGERNRLPFGRLGHEPGLMQLVNYYRGADKLCRKASLVKLVKTSPELAESCAWFPESYVIYPTNLKTPVAPAQNGIHPPIQSSRTDEREFFLASYNRKKEDGEGNVWIAKSSAGAKGEGILISSDAAELLDFIDNQGQVHVIQKYLERPLLLEPGHRKFDIRILFNEDDLWIQRKDISVWGLLYESSREICIEHLIQSQQIRSWVLVDHQYNIYLYREGVLRTASEPYHVDNFQDKTCHLTNHCIQKEYSKNYGKYEEGNEMFFEEFNRYLTSALNITLESSILLQIKHIISPQVPSFISLQTSAFLLEQFCWCKSS